In Apodemus sylvaticus chromosome 8, mApoSyl1.1, whole genome shotgun sequence, one genomic interval encodes:
- the Actr8 gene encoding actin-related protein 8 has protein sequence MTQAEKGDAENGKEKGGEKEKEQRGVKRPIVPALVPESLQEQIQSNFIVVIHPGSTTLRIGRATDTLPACVPHVIARRHKQQGQPLYRDDWLLREGLNKPESNEQRQNGLKMVDQAIWSKKMSNGTRRIPVSPEQTRSYNKQMRPAILDHCSGNKWTNTSQQPEYLVGEEALYVNPLDCYNIHWPIRRGQLNIHPGPGGSLTAVLADIEVIWSHAIQKYLEIPLKDLKYYRCILLIPDIYNKQHVKELVHMILMKMGFAGIVVHQESVCATFGSGLSSTCVVDVGDQKTSVCCVEDGVSHRNTRLCLAYGGSDVSRCFYWLMQRAGFPYRECQLTNKMDCLLLQHLKETFCHLDQDISGLQDHEFQIRHPDSPALLYQFRLGDEKLQAPMALFYPATFGIVGQKMTTLQHRSQGDPEDPHDEHYLLATQSKQEQSAKATADRKSASKPIGFEGDLRGQSSDLPERLHSQEVDLTSSQGDCLMAGNESEEALTALMSRKTAISLFEGKALGLDKAILHSVDCCASDDTKKKMYSSILVVGGGLMFHKAQEFLQHRILNKMPPSFRRIIENVDVITRPKDMDPRLIAWKGGAVLACLDTTQELWIYQREWQRFGVRMLRERAAFVW, from the exons ATGACCCAAGCCGAGAAGGGGGACGCGGAGAACGGGAAGGAGAAAGgcggggagaaggagaaggagcagcGCGGCGTGAAACGGCCCATTGTGCCCGCGTTGGTCCCCGAGTCGCTGCAGGAG CAAATCCAGAGCAACTTCATTGTTGTCATACACCCAGGTTCAACTACGTTACGGATCGGCCGGGCCACAGACACACTGCCGGCCTGCGTTCCTCACGTCATCGCGCGGAGACACAAGCAGCAAGGGCAGCCCCTGTATAGGGACGACTGGCTCCTGAGGGAGGGACTAAAC AAACCTGAAAGCAATGAACAAAGACAAAATGGCCTTAAAATGGTGGACCAGGCAATATGGTCTAAAAAGATGTCAAACGGTACAAGACGGATCCCTGTGTCACCAGAACAG ACACGCTCCTACAACAAGCAGATGCGACCTGCCATTCTAGATCACTGTTCTGGAAACAAATGGACAAACACATCTCAGCAGCCTGAGTATTTGGTAGGAGAAGAG GCCTTGTATGTTAACCCACTGGACTGTTATAATATTCACTGGCCTATCAGAAGGGGTCAGCTGAATATCCACCCAGGCCCTGGAGGCTCCCTGACTGCTGTGCTGGCAGATATTGAAGTGATATGGTCTCATGCAATACAAAAGTATTTGGAAATCCCACTGAAAGATTTAAAG TATTATAGGTGCATCTTGTTAATCCCGGACATCTATAACAAACAGCATGTGAAAGAGCTGGTTCATATGATACTGATGAAGATGGGCTTTGCAG GGATTGTGGTCCATCAGGAGTCTGTGTGCGCCACATTTGGGAGCGGCTTGAGCAGCACCTGTGTCGTAGACGTTGGGGACCAGAAAACAAGTGTGTGCTGCGTGGAGGATGGCGTGTCTCATCGGAACACACG GCTTTGCCTGGCCTATGGGGGCTCCGACGTGTCGAGGTGTTTTTACTGGCTCATGCAGCGAGCGGGGTTCCCTTACAGAGAGTGCCAGTTAACAAATAAAATGGACTGCCTCCTCTTGCAGCACCTTAAAGAAACCTTCTGTCATTTAGATCAG GACATCTCCGGGCTTCAGGACCACGAGTTCCAGATTCGGCACCCAGACTCCCCTGCCCTGCTCTACCAGTTTCGATTGGGAGATGAGAAGCTCCAG GCTCCAATGGCGCTGTTTTACCCGGCAACCTTTGGGATTGTTGGACAGAAAATGACAACTTTGCAGCACAGGTCCCAGGGGGATCCTGAGGATCCACATGACGAGCATTACCTGCTGGCCACACAGAGCAAGCAAGAGCAG TCTGCCAAAGCCACGGCTGACCGCAAGTCTGCATCCAAACCCATTGGATTCGAAGGGGATCTCCGTGGCCAGTCCTCTGATCTTCCAGAAAGACTCCATTCCCAGGAGGTGGACTTGACTTCTTCACAGGGAGACTGTTTGATGGCCGGCAATGAGTCCGAAGAAGCCCTCACTGCACTGATGTCCAGGAAAACTGCCATCTCACTGTTCGAGGGGAAAGCCTTAGGCCTTGATAAGGCCATCCTGCACAGCGTAGACTGTTGCG CATCCGACGATACCAAAAAGAAGATGTATAGCTCTATCCTGGTTGTGGGAGGTGGTTTGATGTTCCACAAAGCTCAAGAGTTTCTCCAgcacagaattctcaacaaaatgcCACCTTCATTCAGGCGAATTATTGAAAATGTGGATGTGATCACAAGGCCCAAG GACATGGATCCCCGGCTGATTGCGTGGAAGGGAGGTGCAGTCCTGGCGTGTTTGGACACCACTCAGGAACTGTGGATCTACCAGCGGGAATGGCAGCGCTTTGGTGTCCGAATGTTACGGGAACGAGCTGCGTTTGTGTGGTGA
- the Il17rb gene encoding interleukin-17 receptor B, which produces MLLVLLSLAAICRSALPREPTIRCGPETGPSPEWMVQHTLTPGDLRDLQVELVKTSVATEEFSILMNISWILRADASIRFLKATKICVSGKNNMNLYSCVRCNYTEAFQSQTRPSGGKWTFSYVGFPVELSTVYFIGAHNIPNANMNEDSPSLSVTFTSPGCVNHVMKYKKQCVEAGSLWDPNITACRKNESMVEVNFTTHPLGNSYMVLIRRDRRLGSSKVQENKLTRTSVAISVDEESEGAIVELTPYLYTCNSDCIRRKGTVVLCSETGAPSPPDGNSWLPLLLVLLVATWVLAVGIYLTWRQGRSTKTSFPVTTTLLPLVKVLVVYPSEICFHHTVCSFTDFLQNDCRSEVILEKWQKKKIAEMGPVQWLTAQKHAADRVVFLLPSDVPTLCDSACGHSEGSTRENSQELFPLAFNLFCSDFSSQTHLHKYLVVYLGGADLKGDYNALSVCPQYHLMKDATAFHTELLKTTQSLSMKKRSQACHGGCSPW; this is translated from the exons ATGTTGCTGGTGTTACTGAGCTTGGCAGCAATATGCAGGAGCGCCCTGCCTCGAGAGCCG ACTATTCGGTGTGGCCCTGAGACAG GGCCATCTCCAGAGTGGATGGTCCAACACACACTCACCCCAGGAGACTTGAGGGACCTCCAAGTGGAACTCGTCAAGACAAGTGTGGCAACAGAGGAGTTTTCAATTTTGATGAACATAAGCTGGATACTCCGGGCAGACG CCAGCATCCGCTTCTTGAAGGCCACCAAGATCTGCGTGAGTGGCAAAAACAACATGAACTTGTACAGCTGTGTGAGGTGCAACTACACAGAGGCCTTCCAAAGCCAGACCAGACCTTCCGGCGGCAAA TGGACATTCTCCTATGTTGGCTTTCCCGTGGAGCTGAGCACAGTCTACTTCATTGGCGCCCATAACATCCCCAACGCCAACATGAATGAGGACAGCCCTTCTTTGTCTGTGACCTTCACCTCGCCAG GCTGCGTAAACCATGTCATGAAATATAAAAAGCAGTGCGTTGAGGCAG GAAGCCTGTGGGACCCAAACATCACTGCTTGTAGAAAGAATGAGAGTATGGTTGAAGTGAATTTTACAACCCATCCCCTTGGAAACAGCTACATGGTTCTCATTCGACGGGACAGAAGGTTGGGGTCTTCTAAAGTGCAGGAG AATAAACTGACGAGGACATCTGTAGCCATTTCGGTGGATGAGGAGAGCGAAGGTGCCATCGTTGAG CTGACCCCGTATTTATACACCTGCAACAGTGACTGCATCCGACGCAAAGGGACAGTTGTGCTTTGCTCAGAGACAGGTGCTCCCTCCCCTCCTGATGGCA ACAGCTGGCTGCCTCTCCTCCTGGTGCTGCTGGTGGCTACGTGGGTCCTGGCAGTTGGCATCTATCTAACTTGGCGGCAAG GAAGGAGTACGAAGACGTCTTTTCCTGTTACCACCACGCTCCTGCCCCTCGTTAAGGTCCTGGTGGTTTATCCATCTGAGATATGTTTCCATCACACAGTCTGTTCCTTCACCGACTTTCTTCAAAATGACTGCAGAAGTGAGGTCATCCTTGAAAAgtggcagaaaaagaaaattgccGAGATGGGGCCGGTGCAGTGGCTTACCGCTCAGAAGCACGCGGCAGACAGagtagtcttccttcttcccagtGACGTCCCGACCCTTTGTGACAGTGCCTGTGGCCACAGTGAGGGCAGCACCAGGGAGAACTCTCAGGAGCTGTTCCCTCTTGCCTTTAACCTTTTTTGTAGCGATTTCAGCAGCCAGACACATCTGCACAAATACCTGGTGGTCTATCTCGGGGGAGCAGACCTCAAAGGCGACTATAATGCCCTGAGTGTCTGCCCCCAGTATCATCTCATGAAGGACGCCACAGCGTTCCACACAGAACTTCTCAAGACTACGCAAAGCCTGTCGATGAAGAAACGGTCACAAGCCTGCCATGGTGGCTGTTCACCCTGGTAG